From the genome of Acidimicrobiales bacterium, one region includes:
- a CDS encoding HIT domain-containing protein: MTLDRLWAGWRADYVGTAVGTAPGDGDDCVLCRVVADGSHVVWRGALVAVVLNAYPYTSGHVMVLPQRHQAELEALDADEAAELWSATLDAVRAVKASFGPHGLNVGANLGRAGGAGVPGHLHLHVVPRWHGDTNFMTSVAETRVLPEPLDATLHRLKAAWPA; the protein is encoded by the coding sequence GTGACGCTCGACCGGCTGTGGGCGGGATGGCGGGCCGACTACGTCGGTACGGCCGTCGGGACGGCGCCGGGCGATGGCGACGACTGCGTGCTGTGCCGGGTGGTGGCCGACGGGAGCCACGTCGTGTGGCGCGGCGCGCTGGTCGCCGTCGTCCTGAACGCGTACCCGTACACGAGCGGCCACGTCATGGTGCTGCCGCAGCGCCACCAGGCGGAGCTGGAGGCGCTCGACGCCGACGAGGCAGCCGAGCTGTGGTCCGCGACCCTCGACGCCGTTCGGGCCGTGAAAGCCTCGTTCGGTCCCCACGGTCTCAATGTCGGGGCCAATCTCGGCCGGGCCGGCGGGGCGGGCGTGCCCGGGCACCTGCACCTGCACGTCGTGCCCCGCTGGCACGGCGACACCAACTTCATGACCTCGGTCGCCGAGACGCGGGTGCTGCCCGAGCCCCTCGACGCCACGTTGCACCGGCTCAAGGCGGCGTGGCCGGCGTAG